Proteins from one Haliaeetus albicilla chromosome 4, bHalAlb1.1, whole genome shotgun sequence genomic window:
- the FAM117B gene encoding protein FAM117B, with amino-acid sequence MSHQRVRRNGSPTPATSLGGGGAAAAGGGAGASSRLQPMRATVPFQLKQQQQQQQQHGSPTRSGGGGGGASAPGGGLPRAAPASRSISPTRAAPTGSGSGGRGGPATATQTPGGGGSGAAASAAAAVASSRGSPTRAGGARGSPPRPHHLPPPPPPPPLGCGPSPCSSPVPPLPEGSATAAGRVRHRRHSPERGRSSPERKSPSSPVCKADRSRPPSSSPSSIIRRTSSLDTLAAPYLAGQWPRDNHGPAAPCMRDKATQTESAWAEEYLEKKRSSHKRSASWGSNDQLKEIAKLRQQLQRSKHSSRHHRDKERQSPFHGNHAAINHSQAPIPKSALVPVIPITKSTGSRFRNSVEGLNQEIEIIIKETGDKEEQLVPQDIPDGHRAPPPLVQRSSSTRSIDTQTPGGADRGSNNSSRSQSVSPTSFLTISNEGSEESPCSTDDLLADSRDKENGNNSPLPKYATSPKPNNSYMFKREPPEGCEKVKVFEESLPKPLHEIPAFYCPDKNKVNFIPKSGSAFCLVSILKPLLPTQDLTLKGTTHSLTVSSSMTPSLLQPISMASLSTNTDQDRISRGTSTVIPQTSILQQSGHIEEAEG; translated from the exons ATGTCCCACCAGCGCGTGAGGCGCAACGGCTCCCCGACCCCGGCCACCTccctgggaggggggggcgcggcggcggcgggtggcGGAGCGGGAGCGAGCAGCCGCCTCCAGCCCATGCGGGCCACGGTGCCCTTCCAGctcaagcagcagcagcagcagcagcagcaacatgGCAGCCCCACgaggagcggcggcggcggcggcggcgcgagCGCCCCGGGCGGGGGTCTCCCCCGCGCGGCGCCCGCCTCGCGCAGCATCAGCCCCACGCGCGCGGCGCCCaccggcagcggcagcggcgggcgcggcggcccCGCCACGGCCACGCAGACgccggggggagggggaagcggcgccgccgcctcggcggccgccgccgtCGCCTCCTCGCGGGGCAGCCCCACGCGtgccggcggggcgcgggggagCCCCCCGCGACCCCACCACCTaccgccgcctcctcccccgccgccgctggGCTGCGGGCCCTCGCCCTGCTCTTCTCCGGTGCCTCCGCTGCCGGAGGGCAGCGCTACAGCGGCGGGCAGGGTCCGGCACCGGCGGCACTCGCCGGAGCGAGGCAGGAGCTCCCCGGAGAGGAAGAGCCCCAGCTCCCCCGTCTGCAAAG CTGACAGATCAAGACCACCTTCATCAAGCCCTTCCAGTATTATTCGCCGGACTTCCTCATTGGATACGCTTGCGGCTCCATACCTTGCTGGACAGTGGCCTCGTGATAATCATGGACCAGCTGCTCCATGTATGAGAGACAAAGCTACACAG ACAGAAAGTGCCTGGGCTGAAGAATAtttagaaaagaagagaagctCACACAAACGTTCAGCATCATGGGGCAGCAATGATCAACTCAAGGAG aTCGCAAAATTGCGTCAGCAATTGCAGAGAAGCAAACACAGCAGTAGGCATCATCGTGATAAAGAAAGGCAGTCTCCATTTCACGGTAACCATGCAGCCATTAACCACAGTCAG GCTCCCATCCCAAAgagtgctcttgttcctgtgataCCTATTACCAAATCAACAGGATCGCGATTCCGAAACAGTGTAGAAGGTCTGAATCAGGAGATTGAGATAATAATTAAGGAGACGGGAGACAAAGAGGAGCAGCTTGTT cctCAAGATATTCCAGATGGGCACCGTGCACCACCTCCGTTGGTTCAGCGTAGTAGTAGTACTCGCAGCATTGATACTCAAACGCCTGGTGGAGCAGACAGGGGTAGTAACAACAGCAGCCGCTCGCAGTCAGTATCTCCAACCTCATTTCTTACCATCTCTAACGAAGGCAGTGAAGAAAGTCCATGTTCTACAGATGATCTTCTTGCTGATTCCAGAGATAAAG AGAATGGGAATAATTCTCCCTTGCCAAAATATGCTACCtcaccaaaacccaacaacagcTACATGTTCAAGCGTGAACCTCCAGAGGGCTGCGAAAAGGTGAAAGTCTTTGAGGAAAGCTT GCCAAAGCCATTGCATGAAATTCCAGCCTTCTACTGCCCTGACAAGAACAAAGTGAATTTCATTCCTAAAAGTGGCTCTGCTTTCTGTCTTGTCAGCATCCTCAAGCCACTTCTTCCCACGCAGGATCTCACGCTTAAGGGCACTACACACAGCCTGACTGTCTCCTCCAGCATGACACCCAGTTTGTTACAGCCCATTTCTATGGCCTCCTTGTCTACAAACACAGATCAAGACAGGATCTCTCGTGGAACAAGTACAGTAATACCACAGACCTCTATACTCCAGCAATCGGGACATATTGAGGAAGCTGAAGGATAG